The following proteins come from a genomic window of Polyangiaceae bacterium:
- a CDS encoding TerC/Alx family metal homeostasis membrane protein, with protein MDAWPVLGISIAVLLGLDLFLHRSARETSRTAAIAWSAVWVLAGLGFGVYVWATLGKSAFHQYIAAYAIEKSLSLDNLFVFLIVFKTLGIEQEQQHTVLAWGVLGALVFRGLFVFLGVAALERWDWVSWGLGAILVWAAVRTFREDPDEEKDSRIVRFLSKHLPIARKTAATKFFVKRSGRWLATPLLVAVIGLELTDIVFATDSVPAALSVSRDRFVVYSSNAFAVLGLRALYLVLAQTLAHLRYLHYGLAGVLAFAAFKLFVSDWVEIPPLLSIGVIVGVLGVAVVASLLAGDRTVSA; from the coding sequence ATGGACGCTTGGCCGGTCCTCGGAATCTCCATCGCCGTGCTGCTCGGCCTGGACTTGTTCCTGCATCGAAGCGCTCGCGAGACCTCACGCACCGCTGCCATCGCCTGGAGCGCGGTGTGGGTCCTCGCCGGCCTGGGGTTTGGTGTCTACGTCTGGGCGACGCTCGGCAAGTCGGCGTTTCACCAGTACATCGCTGCGTACGCCATCGAGAAGAGTCTGAGTCTCGACAACCTGTTCGTCTTCCTGATCGTGTTCAAGACCCTCGGCATCGAGCAGGAGCAGCAGCACACGGTGCTGGCCTGGGGCGTTCTGGGCGCGCTCGTCTTTCGCGGGTTGTTCGTGTTCCTAGGAGTGGCCGCGCTGGAGCGCTGGGATTGGGTCAGTTGGGGGCTCGGTGCAATATTGGTGTGGGCCGCCGTGCGTACCTTTCGAGAAGATCCCGACGAGGAGAAGGACAGCAGGATCGTTCGGTTCCTTTCGAAGCACCTTCCCATCGCGCGGAAGACCGCCGCGACCAAGTTCTTCGTGAAGCGTTCCGGTCGCTGGCTCGCCACACCGCTCCTGGTGGCGGTGATAGGCCTGGAGCTCACCGACATCGTCTTCGCGACGGACTCCGTCCCCGCCGCGCTCAGCGTGTCGCGGGACCGCTTCGTGGTGTACAGTTCCAACGCGTTTGCCGTTTTGGGACTCCGGGCGCTGTATCTCGTATTGGCGCAAACCCTCGCGCACCTTCGATACCTGCACTACGGACTCGCTGGCGTGCTCGCCTTTGCGGCGTTCAAGCTATTCGTCTCGGACTGGGTCGAGATCCCTCCTTTACTTTCCATAGGCGTGATCGTCGGCGTGCTCGGCGTGGCGGTCGTTGCCAGCCTGCTGGCCGGTGACCGCACGGTCTCGGCTTAG
- a CDS encoding PAS domain-containing protein has translation MNGNGARQRGGVRILEVLPTAVLVLSAAGKIRFANERAAEVLGQPRKELQGSLAPAGLCSDAPTERECTIISSTGRTVSVLFSTARSGSDTVVVFQDISRVEQLQRERDKLMSLAAIGEALPSLLHELKNPLAAITAAVEVLAEEVEPGYVADQLHAILSEVRRMKLGFEGFGAVHGLLRSKRDSAIDFAIREACRVLEPRLRNAGVVFRHDVADLPLLPLDPAMVRALVFNFVTNALHACNDGGAVLLHAHLLDRTLNLVVVDTGGGMTPSVLERATELFFTTKQSGSGIGLALCARAVEVAGGELDLSSVPGFGTSVSVRVPIDRPRGASSGAMGWADSLA, from the coding sequence ATGAACGGCAACGGAGCACGGCAGCGCGGCGGAGTGCGCATCCTCGAGGTGCTGCCAACGGCAGTCCTGGTGCTGAGCGCAGCGGGGAAGATCCGCTTCGCCAACGAGCGCGCCGCGGAGGTGCTCGGTCAGCCACGGAAGGAGCTTCAAGGTTCTCTCGCGCCCGCGGGGCTGTGCAGTGACGCGCCGACAGAAAGGGAGTGCACCATCATCTCGAGCACGGGTCGAACGGTGTCCGTGCTGTTCTCCACGGCACGCTCCGGCTCCGACACCGTCGTGGTCTTCCAGGACATTTCTCGCGTGGAGCAACTGCAACGCGAGCGCGACAAACTGATGAGCCTGGCGGCCATCGGAGAGGCTCTGCCGTCGCTGCTCCACGAGCTCAAGAATCCTCTGGCCGCGATTACCGCCGCAGTCGAGGTGCTGGCCGAAGAGGTGGAGCCCGGCTACGTTGCGGACCAACTGCACGCCATCCTCAGCGAGGTGCGGCGCATGAAGCTCGGATTCGAGGGGTTCGGTGCGGTACACGGTCTGTTGAGGTCGAAGCGGGACTCGGCCATCGACTTCGCAATCCGTGAAGCGTGCCGCGTCCTGGAGCCACGCCTCCGCAATGCCGGCGTGGTGTTCCGCCACGACGTCGCAGATCTACCGTTGCTTCCTCTGGACCCGGCGATGGTGCGGGCGCTGGTGTTCAACTTCGTCACCAATGCCCTCCATGCCTGCAACGACGGTGGCGCCGTCCTACTCCACGCCCACCTGTTGGACCGGACGTTGAATCTGGTCGTCGTGGACACTGGAGGCGGCATGACGCCCTCCGTGCTGGAGCGTGCCACGGAACTGTTCTTCACCACGAAGCAGAGCGGAAGTGGCATTGGCCTCGCCTTGTGCGCCCGCGCAGTCGAAGTCGCAGGAGGCGAGCTCGACTTGAGCTCGGTTCCAGGGTTTGGCACCAGCGTCTCCGTGCGGGTGCCAATCGATCGACCCCGGGGGGCATCTTCCGGAGCAATGGGATGGGCCGACTCGTTGGCTTGA
- a CDS encoding response regulator, translating into MNAVGRVLIVEDETMLRASLARGLARSLDLDVQEAGDVEQAVALLEREPPDIVVSDIDMPGRTGIELLGELGKRGLRIPVIFVSAYLQAYGPQLPKHANIEVLEKPVALEELRNAIRTKLMAMAAEDPFSISDFLQLAGMTHRSVVLDAQWPDGRRGSIVVHEGEVWTASFDDLSGVEAFSEVAWRGGARIRCHSLVGDPGPRTLEGTPEALLMNTAKDLDEQGHTPDFEGELERGVTALLAKDYDAAVRAFEAAHAIDPEHPQVNTNLRRLRELGYTKREP; encoded by the coding sequence GTGAACGCCGTCGGACGAGTGCTGATCGTCGAGGACGAAACCATGCTGCGCGCATCCCTGGCACGCGGGCTGGCTAGGAGCTTGGACCTCGACGTCCAAGAAGCGGGGGACGTGGAACAGGCCGTCGCCCTGCTGGAGCGAGAGCCACCGGACATCGTGGTGTCGGACATCGACATGCCCGGACGTACCGGCATCGAGCTCTTGGGCGAGCTGGGCAAACGCGGGCTACGGATACCGGTGATCTTCGTATCTGCATATCTTCAGGCGTACGGCCCTCAGCTCCCCAAACACGCGAACATCGAAGTGCTCGAGAAGCCGGTAGCCCTCGAGGAACTTCGAAACGCGATCCGAACGAAGTTGATGGCGATGGCGGCGGAAGACCCCTTCTCGATCTCGGACTTCCTTCAGTTGGCGGGCATGACCCACCGCTCCGTAGTGCTCGACGCCCAATGGCCCGATGGCCGGCGCGGTTCCATCGTCGTGCACGAAGGTGAGGTCTGGACGGCATCCTTCGACGACCTCTCGGGAGTCGAGGCGTTTTCGGAGGTGGCGTGGCGTGGGGGGGCGAGGATCCGGTGCCACTCCTTGGTCGGCGATCCGGGGCCTCGGACGCTGGAGGGCACCCCGGAAGCGCTGTTGATGAACACCGCCAAGGATTTGGACGAGCAAGGCCACACCCCCGACTTCGAAGGCGAGCTCGAGCGCGGCGTGACTGCGCTCCTGGCCAAGGACTACGACGCCGCAGTGCGCGCCTTCGAAGCTGCGCACGCCATCGATCCCGAGCACCCTCAGGTCAACACCAACCTCCGGCGACTACGGGAGCTGGGCTACACGAAGCGCGAGCCATAG
- a CDS encoding ferritin-like domain-containing protein: protein MKRERQLRRLFQQLLTLAAVAPGVVACSDDNTLPARPADAGVADAACAPTLIDASTSQVDGALECHAYHSLSCGLPPGIEPTGCEFALEDCLTLCPTFGAYHCAATAESCTDAGWVDGGALIVSCDFCPSNVGRRPLGYEDAPTDVSSVASYFAEVSRLEAASVGAFVELERALRRFGAPRRLALAARRAADDERRHTALTAELCRTFGGAPRNDVPSPRSYASLLELALDNAREGCVRETFGALLAQLQARHAREERIRKAMSVIARDETRHAGLAWEIADWLESRLSIEQLRAVHAAREHAAAEQRLLVREPTPALRDAGVPPAALQRTLLAALWTSVS from the coding sequence ATGAAGCGCGAGCGCCAGCTACGACGTCTGTTCCAACAGCTACTGACCCTCGCTGCCGTGGCACCGGGCGTGGTGGCGTGCTCGGACGACAACACGTTGCCCGCGCGGCCGGCGGATGCGGGCGTGGCGGACGCGGCCTGCGCCCCCACGTTGATCGACGCTTCCACCAGTCAGGTGGACGGCGCGCTCGAGTGCCACGCCTACCACTCCCTCAGCTGCGGCTTGCCGCCGGGCATCGAGCCGACGGGCTGCGAGTTTGCCCTGGAGGACTGCCTCACCTTGTGCCCCACTTTCGGTGCCTACCACTGTGCGGCCACTGCGGAGTCTTGCACCGACGCGGGCTGGGTCGACGGCGGCGCGCTCATCGTCTCGTGCGACTTCTGTCCGTCCAACGTGGGGCGGCGCCCCCTGGGATACGAGGACGCGCCGACCGACGTGTCGTCCGTCGCAAGCTACTTCGCGGAAGTATCGCGCTTGGAGGCGGCGTCCGTCGGGGCATTCGTGGAGCTGGAACGGGCGCTCCGGCGCTTCGGCGCGCCCCGGCGCTTGGCTCTGGCTGCACGGCGGGCGGCGGACGACGAGCGCCGGCACACCGCGCTGACCGCTGAGCTGTGCCGCACTTTCGGCGGCGCGCCGCGGAACGACGTGCCTTCGCCCCGGAGCTACGCCTCGCTCCTGGAGCTGGCCCTGGACAACGCTCGCGAAGGCTGCGTGCGTGAGACGTTCGGCGCACTACTGGCGCAGCTGCAGGCGCGCCATGCGCGGGAAGAACGGATCCGGAAGGCCATGAGTGTGATCGCGCGGGACGAGACCCGTCATGCGGGCCTGGCGTGGGAAATCGCCGACTGGCTCGAATCACGGCTTTCTATCGAGCAATTGCGGGCAGTCCACGCCGCGCGCGAGCACGCCGCCGCGGAGCAGCGGCTGCTCGTGCGGGAGCCGACCCCAGCGTTGCGGGACGCGGGCGTACCGCCCGCCGCGTTGCAGCGGACACTCCTCGCAGCGCTGTGGACCTCAGTCTCTTAG
- a CDS encoding glycoside hydrolase family 15 protein has translation MSAVAFQPISHYGVIGNMHSAALVAKNGSIDWACLPEMDSPSVFGGLLDDEKGGHFRVWVPDASAQQQTYVSGTNVLLTRFGTENGIGEVEDFMPIPTEHGGSSRSHAIVRILRAVRGEARFRVECRPAFDYARQKHVVLRDSGSVRFETPRLCLELDCPRHLRSVDGGVTGEVVLSGGESVALVLTVRRDGHVGAEDIARNHKQELGKTIAYWRNWIARASYRGRWRAEVERSALVLKLLTHAPSGGIAAAVTASLPEVLGGESNWDYRFCWVRDACWTTDVFMRLGFHQEARAFMRFLNERREEGNRSRGPLDVMYSLSGTPLDEVNLEHLAGYEGSRPVRIGNAAANQMQLDVYGEYVRAVLLYDQEVERVSDPDWNWLRGMADWLAEHASDPDAGVWEKRGEPEHFVHSKIQAWSALDNLLRLAQRRGLPFDVPRIRTARDRVYEDILNRGYDSELGTFTRAYDSDSLDAALLFLEQSGLMAPSDPRFASTLERLRLELVEGSALMRRKPEEQNDFCICSFWLIEVLARNGRHEQARELFERMLTYANHLGLYSEEIRGDGDLIGNFPQALTHLGLIRAAIALDGAT, from the coding sequence GTGAGTGCGGTGGCGTTCCAGCCCATCTCTCACTACGGCGTCATCGGCAACATGCATTCCGCCGCATTGGTCGCGAAGAATGGATCCATCGACTGGGCATGCTTGCCGGAGATGGATTCCCCCAGCGTGTTCGGCGGCCTGCTGGACGACGAAAAGGGTGGACACTTCCGCGTTTGGGTTCCGGACGCTTCCGCGCAGCAACAAACCTATGTATCGGGAACCAACGTGCTCCTCACCCGCTTCGGCACGGAAAACGGGATCGGAGAGGTAGAGGACTTCATGCCGATCCCCACCGAGCACGGCGGCTCCTCGAGGTCACATGCCATCGTGAGGATCTTGCGGGCAGTGCGCGGCGAGGCTCGGTTTCGCGTAGAGTGTCGTCCGGCTTTCGACTACGCACGACAAAAGCACGTCGTCCTGCGAGACAGTGGCAGCGTTCGCTTCGAGACGCCCCGCCTCTGCTTGGAGCTGGATTGTCCCCGGCATCTCAGATCCGTGGATGGCGGCGTCACAGGCGAAGTCGTGCTCTCGGGTGGCGAGTCCGTCGCGCTGGTGCTCACCGTACGTCGAGACGGCCACGTCGGCGCGGAGGACATCGCGCGAAACCACAAGCAGGAGCTGGGCAAGACCATCGCGTACTGGCGCAACTGGATCGCTCGGGCCAGCTACCGAGGGCGCTGGCGCGCGGAAGTGGAGCGCTCCGCGCTGGTGCTGAAGCTCCTTACCCACGCCCCCAGCGGCGGTATCGCCGCCGCTGTCACCGCCAGCTTGCCCGAGGTGCTCGGCGGTGAGAGCAACTGGGACTATCGCTTCTGTTGGGTGCGAGATGCATGCTGGACGACGGACGTCTTCATGCGCCTCGGCTTTCATCAAGAAGCACGAGCGTTCATGCGTTTCCTCAACGAGCGGAGGGAAGAGGGGAATCGATCACGGGGTCCGCTCGACGTCATGTATTCGCTGTCCGGGACCCCGCTGGACGAGGTGAACCTCGAGCACCTGGCGGGCTACGAGGGTTCGCGCCCCGTCCGGATTGGAAACGCTGCCGCGAACCAGATGCAGTTGGACGTGTACGGCGAATACGTGCGCGCCGTACTGCTCTACGACCAAGAAGTGGAGCGCGTGAGTGATCCGGACTGGAATTGGCTCCGGGGCATGGCGGACTGGCTTGCCGAGCACGCTTCCGATCCGGACGCGGGAGTCTGGGAAAAGCGCGGAGAACCCGAGCATTTCGTGCACTCGAAGATCCAAGCCTGGTCTGCATTGGACAACCTTTTGCGCCTCGCTCAGCGCCGGGGCCTGCCGTTCGACGTTCCGCGCATCCGAACGGCTCGGGATCGTGTCTACGAAGACATCCTGAATCGTGGCTACGACTCGGAGCTGGGCACCTTCACGCGGGCATATGACTCGGACTCGCTGGATGCGGCGCTCTTGTTCCTGGAGCAAAGCGGTCTGATGGCGCCATCGGATCCTCGCTTTGCGTCCACCCTGGAGCGCTTGCGACTCGAGTTGGTGGAGGGCAGCGCCCTGATGCGTAGAAAGCCCGAAGAGCAGAACGATTTCTGCATCTGCTCGTTCTGGCTGATCGAGGTCCTCGCTCGCAACGGCCGGCACGAACAGGCACGCGAGCTCTTCGAGAGGATGCTCACCTACGCCAATCACCTGGGTCTCTACTCCGAGGAGATTCGCGGCGACGGTGACCTGATTGGCAACTTCCCCCAGGCGCTGACTCACCTTGGCTTGATCCGCGCCGCAATCGCTCTGGATGGCGCAACTTGA
- a CDS encoding SDR family oxidoreductase, translated as MSVDISGKVVVITGGSAGVGRAIAREMASRGARIALIARGEDRLAATRDELQSHGAEVIAISADVADATRVESAAERVERDLGPIDVWINNAMVTVLSPVAEMSAEEYDRVTRVTYLGAVHGTLSALARMRPRNAGHIIQIGSALAYRAIPLQSAYCAAKHAMRGFTDSLRSELIHDGSAINLTMVQLPAVNTPQFGWCRTRLDHQPQPVPPIYQPEVIARSVADIALTSRREVWLGGSTIKTVWGSRLASAFLDHYLAKKAYSGQQTEERIDPSRPDNLHSPLPGDPGAHGQFDERARSESAAAWLAVHRAVWASAAAVMVVAMLVVGGAFWLW; from the coding sequence ATGAGTGTGGACATATCGGGCAAAGTCGTCGTCATCACGGGTGGTTCCGCGGGCGTCGGAAGGGCAATCGCGCGGGAGATGGCGAGCAGAGGTGCACGGATTGCCCTCATCGCTCGCGGCGAGGATCGGCTGGCGGCGACCCGCGACGAGCTGCAGAGCCACGGCGCAGAGGTCATCGCGATTTCTGCGGACGTCGCAGATGCAACACGAGTCGAATCGGCGGCAGAGCGCGTGGAACGCGATCTCGGACCCATCGATGTCTGGATCAACAACGCAATGGTGACAGTCTTGAGTCCGGTCGCGGAGATGAGCGCGGAAGAGTACGACCGCGTGACCCGCGTCACCTACCTGGGTGCGGTGCACGGCACCCTGAGCGCGCTAGCACGCATGCGACCTCGGAATGCGGGGCACATCATTCAGATCGGCTCGGCACTGGCTTACCGTGCGATTCCGCTGCAATCCGCTTACTGCGCGGCCAAGCACGCAATGCGCGGATTCACGGACTCGTTGCGCAGCGAGCTGATCCACGATGGAAGCGCCATCAATCTCACAATGGTGCAACTACCGGCGGTGAATACGCCGCAGTTCGGCTGGTGCCGCACGCGACTGGACCACCAACCGCAGCCTGTCCCTCCGATCTACCAACCCGAAGTGATCGCGCGGTCGGTCGCAGACATCGCGCTCACGTCCCGCCGCGAGGTTTGGCTGGGGGGCTCCACGATCAAGACGGTCTGGGGCTCGCGCTTGGCTTCCGCGTTCCTCGACCACTACCTGGCCAAAAAAGCCTACTCCGGCCAGCAGACAGAAGAGCGCATCGACCCTTCACGACCCGACAATCTCCATTCACCGCTACCGGGTGACCCTGGGGCTCACGGACAGTTCGACGAACGCGCACGCTCTGAAAGTGCAGCCGCATGGCTCGCGGTGCATCGCGCCGTGTGGGCGTCTGCGGCCGCCGTAATGGTCGTCGCAATGTTGGTCGTGGGCGGCGCCTTCTGGCTCTGGTGA